The Drosophila bipectinata strain 14024-0381.07 chromosome 3L, DbipHiC1v2, whole genome shotgun sequence region gtggtggtggcgttttttttcttttgggaTATGGGTAAGTTAAGGGGGTAATCCCCTTACtttacaattaaaaacaagGATCTTCCCGCGAAATTTTGCTTAGCAACTCATTTTTTTACTTTCTGGATTCTGGAAGCGTTCGTCGGGCTCTGCTCTGATCTGACTAGATATATATgggtatatatataatagaaGCTACTACTACACGCTACCAAGGACAATGCATAGGTGtcctcttgtttttttttttgaatttgaatttgaatttagtTGATTTTTAGTTGCTGCTGTATGTCCGTAGATGTCCTTTTTTTCGTCCTTGCTTTCGATCGCCTTCAAATTCTTCTTCGCTGGGCTTGAAGTTTCGTTTCCTGTTTCTTGATACCGtttccgcctcctcctcctccttctccttatcatctttttttttgggatccCGGGGGATGGGTGGTTGGATGTGGCTCATCACTTGCGCTTGATAAAATTGCCCTCGGCATCCAGCCAGATTCCCGGATGATGTTGGTCGGGCGCCTCCATCCCCCGTCTTATCATTTACCTGTTCAGGGCATTCGAGATTTGGCGCAGCGACTGACCCACCTCGGCCACCAGGCGCTCGTTGTCCTGAACGTTCTTGCTGCCGGCGGAGCGCAGGTGCTGGGATTGCGCCTCCACCCGCGTCACCAGCTCCCGGAACTGGAACTTGGAGTGCGGTGGCATAGCTCCATTTTCCGCGAAAATCACACACGAATTCTGGAGAATGTTCAGCTTGTCGCTGAGCTGGAGCCACTGGGAGCCGGTAATGGCGTTCACAGGATGCTTTAGCGAGCCCTCGAGGAGACCCACCAGTTCTAGGATGCTCTCCCGCGATATCTGCGTGGAGCTGGCCGGCTCGGAGAGTTTGGCAATCGGAGTGGCGTAGATGGTGAGCTTGGTGGGCTTGTGGGGCACTGCTGGCTTCTGCTGAATCTGTGGGAGGTTTGGCTTCTGCTCGTACAGTGACTGGGTCATGTCGCCGCCTCCTACTCCTCCGCCGAATCCCTCCTGGTGCTGGTGCTCCTCGTTATCTGTGAAGAGTTGCGTTGAATGAGAAGTTTTAATGGTGGTGCCGGCCTGCTGCCTGCCGCTAGTGCAATCTCTACTAGATGTGGTAGTGGTATTGGTGGTAGTGGTGCTACTAATGGTGGTTGAGGGGTTGGAAGTTGAGGTGCATTGCGGGGGCGGAGGTGGTGGGGCAGCCGGTGGCGGTTTGTTGCCCGGTTTGGCCGGCAGAGTGCCACATTTCATCCCGTACTTGGGCGATAGTTGGTTGGTGGAAAGAGAGGAGGCGCCGCAACCACCATTCACCGCCGACGACTGCTGCTGAATGATCGAGCTGCTGGCGTAGTCGGGCGCCGGCGGCTGCTGCTCCCACAGTTTCTTTAGGCTATTAATACTACCTGTGCTCCGACGCTTGCCGAGATCACTGCCATCTCCCACAGCACCGGCTGCGGCACCGGTTCCGGCTCCTGTTCCAGCTGCCGGCTTATCGGTGGCCGTGTCCGGCTCCACATTCGAGTTGGTAACATCGATTTTGATTTCAGTCTTTTGCATGGCCTGGACGAACTTCTTGTTGGTGTCATCCTTGCGGTTCAGGGTGCCCGTCGAGTTGGCATTGGCATTGTTTCCTCCAGCCGTCGCTGGGTTTGACAGTGGTGGCTCCTTGTCCTTGTCGACGCGGCGCAGATGGGCCTTGAAGTCGATGATGTTGTGGCTGGGCTCCGCCTTGGCCATTGGAGGACTCATCTTCTTGGGCTCCACTTTCTTCAGCTGTGCCTTGAAACCGCCTGGAGTTCCGGTGGCAGCGCCACTGGCAGTTCCATTTCCGTTGGTCAGGTTCTTCTTGGGAAGATTCATACTCTCGGCCAGCTCGGTGACCAGCAGGAAACCGGGATCCACGGGAGCACTGCCAGATCCATTGGCTAGGTGGGCGGGAGGAGCAGCCTCCTTGCCGGCAGCCTTGATCTCAGTGATGAGCTTCTCCTTCAGATCCTCCGGGGGGCTGCCCAGCGAGCTGCAGGAGTCTGTCGAGGGCTCCCTCTTCCTCAGCGATACCCCAAATCGGGAGCTGGCCTCCTCCACACTGGGTGCCGTGTTGCTGACATCGTTATGGCTgctgtcgttgttgttgttggccatCCCGTTGCCTATATTGCCGTTGTTGGCCGGATTCTGGGCATGGAGATGCTGCTGGATGGCTTGGACAGCACTCTCTGGCGCCGGCGGCGGGGGCGGTGGAGCGGCCTCGAATTCCTCCGGAGGCGGCGGCAAGTCCAGTGGTGGTGGCGGGAACTCCAGATTGGCCAGAGCCGGTTGCTGGGCGCCGGATCCCACCCCAGAGCCACTGCGCTTCGGGGACGCGGCCTGTCGGAAGGAGGAGAAGGTCATCATGGTGCCCTCCGTGGTGGTGCGGTGGCGCTGGAGCTTATTGAGACTGGCGGCGGCATTGTTCTGCATGGTGACGCCGCCCGAGGAATTGCTGCGAATCATCTGCTGCGGCGGAATGGGAGTGTTCATCTTTGGGTTCAGGCGTGCTCCCGGCGGAGTGCTGTGCCCGTTGGCTGGCGGCGGAGGAACTGGACCGGGTGAGCCTGGTGCCGCTTCACAGGCACCACTGCTGTCCTCCAGGCTGTCCAGGTATGCTCCAATCCTGGCCACCTTTGGCAGGGTGCCGTAGCGGTTCGCCTGCTGCTTGACATTCACCACCTCCAGTGCTCCGACGGTGATAGGATGAGCATTGGTGGTTATCCCATTGCCGGGATGCGATTGGGTCGGTGGTAGCTGAGGGTGCTGCTGGGAGCGCTTGCTCTGGCGTGTCTCCAGTCCCCGATTGCCCATCACGGGCGTGGGCGTTGGCCGCTTGAAGGAGCTGTGCTGCTGCGAGGATCGGGGTCCAATGCCGCTTCCACCTCCGTGCAGGGAGTGCTGCATCTTGTTGGGAGCTTGGATCGGTGCAGCAGTCAGGCCCTGTTCCAGACTATCGCCCGTGGCGTCGGTGTCAGGATCAGCCGCCGGATCCGTTTCGGAGTCATAGCGCTGCGTCAAGCTATTGATGTCTCGGGCCAAGCCTGGCGGGGAAGAAGGTAgagtattaatatattttccaaatcagAGTTGGGGAGTTGGGTAACAAAGTAACTCTCGTGCCGAGTGCAAGATGCTGGGTGAAAGTAGCTAGTAGTGGGATATGGATTAGGCCTGACCAGAGTCCggatgtatgtgtgtatgtgtttgtggTGTGTTTGTGCGTTTGTGGGCTGATGTCTAGGGTATATTTTGAGTTATAAACAATAAAGTTTGTtctataatataaaatctagaTTTTTAAATAAGGTAAGAACTTAGAGATTAAAATAAACTAACAACAGTCATGCATTGTAATTAGGAAATTAGCTCTTTAGGGGTTACATGGGTATTTCTTTaatgattataataatttttaatgattttttaaaaattcaacatctcttaaatgttattaaaaaatgtataattgaTCCCAGAAGTACTTTTGATAAGATAAACTCATAAGAAAGAGGGCCCTTCAGTGTAGCTTCCTTGtcacttgaaactttaaacgccattttaaaaaaagtcatTTATAAAACTCATTAAAGTcagtataattatttttttatgatttttaatcatatttaaaaaattgataGAAACGATAACTACTAAACCACTCTTagggaaattttaaaaagccCTTTAGACACTTAAAACTATTCAACtatggaaaatgtttttcatattttaactactttgaaaaaaataactcAAAGTGTAGTAAACTTTCCGATTTTGTATTCGAAAAGCACTTCCGAAAATccaattaatattatttatctccTTTTAGCGTTCATTTACGGGCTTAATGGGTATAAGGCATTTATAAATaaggtatttttatacccttgcagagggtattataattttggtcaaaagtgtgcaacgcagtgaaggagacatctccgaccctataaagtatatatattcttgatcaggatcacctcctgagttgatatgagcatgtccgtctgtccgtctgtccgtctgtccgtctgtctgtccgtctgtctgtctgtccgtttctacgcgaactagtctctcagttttgaagctatcgtcttgaaactttgcacacacccttctttcctttgcacgcagtatataagtcggaacggcccggatcggccgactatatcctatagctgccatataactgattgatcggaaatggtataactttggtgtttttagagttagagaattcaaatttgacaagagagctatttttggcaaaccattacgacatgccaaatttcataaggatcggccgactatatcttatagctgccatataactgaacgatcggaaatgacccaactttcgtgtttttgaagatagaaagctgaaacttaatacagattatatttttggccagatgatccaacctaccaaatttcattaggatcggccgactatatcctatagctgctatataactgaacgatcggaaatgacccaacttttgtgtttttgaagatagaag contains the following coding sequences:
- the Abl gene encoding tyrosine-protein kinase Abl isoform X3 translates to MGAQQGKERGSHSGGGGGGGGSGAPVSCIGLSSSSSPVASHSPHCISSGSSSNAPLGGGSTLRGSRIKSSSSGVSSGAGTPSGLSQRSGGGNHKDSSRCNPSVGLNIFTEHNGTKHSSFRSHQGKYHLEALLQSRPLPHIPAGSTAASLLADAAELQQQQQQQQQDSGGVGLPLGGGSSLGGANTSVFESTHRWTSKENLLAPGPEEDDPQLFVALYDFQAGGENQLSLKKGEQVRILSYNKSGEWCEAHSDSGNVGWVPSNYVTPLNSLEKHSWYHGPISRNAAEYLLSSGINGSFLVRESESSPGQRSISLRYEGRVYHYRISEDPDGKVFVTQEAKFNTLAELVHHHSVPHEGHGLITPLLYPAPKQNKPTVFPLSPEPDEWEICRTDIMMKHKLGGGQYGEVYEAVWKRYGNTVAVKTLKEDTMALKDFLEEAAIMKEMKHPNLVQLIGVCTREPPFYIITEFMSHGNLLDFLRSAGRETLDAVALLYMATQIASGMSYLETRNYIHRDLAARNCLVGDNKLVKVADFGLARLMRDDTYTAHAGAKFPIKWTAPEGLAYNKFSTKSDVWAFGVLLWEIATYGMSPYPGIDLTDVYHKLEKGYRMERPPGCPPEVYDLMRQCWQWDAADRPTFKSIHHALEHMFQESSITEAVEKQLNATSSSSSVQQPSSSGIGTGSGGVTTSTTVPSGASSSSLSLTPQMVKKGLPGNQNLTPHSDLQQQASTPMSETGSSSTKLSTFSSQGKGNVQMRRTTNKQGKQAPAPPKRTSLLSSSRDSTYREEDPSAQRCNFIDDLTTNGLARDINSLTQRYDSETDPAADPDTDATGDSLEQGLTAAPIQAPNKMQHSLHGGGSGIGPRSSQQHSSFKRPTPTPVMGNRGLETRQSKRSQQHPQLPPTQSHPGNGITTNAHPITVGALEVVNVKQQANRYGTLPKVARIGAYLDSLEDSSGACEAAPGSPGPVPPPPANGHSTPPGARLNPKMNTPIPPQQMIRSNSSGGVTMQNNAAASLNKLQRHRTTTEGTMMTFSSFRQAASPKRSGSGVGSGAQQPALANLEFPPPPLDLPPPPEEFEAAPPPPPPAPESAVQAIQQHLHAQNPANNGNIGNGMANNNNDSSHNDVSNTAPSVEEASSRFGVSLRKREPSTDSCSSLGSPPEDLKEKLITEIKAAGKEAAPPAHLANGSGSAPVDPGFLLVTELAESMNLPKKNLTNGNGTASGAATGTPGGFKAQLKKVEPKKMSPPMAKAEPSHNIIDFKAHLRRVDKDKEPPLSNPATAGGNNANANSTGTLNRKDDTNKKFVQAMQKTEIKIDVTNSNVEPDTATDKPAAGTGAGTGAAAGAVGDGSDLGKRRSTGSINSLKKLWEQQPPAPDYASSSIIQQQSSAVNGGCGASSLSTNQLSPKYGMKCGTLPAKPGNKPPPAAPPPPPPQCTSTSNPSTTISSTTTTNTTTTSSRDCTSGRQQAGTTIKTSHSTQLFTDNEEHQHQEGFGGGVGGGDMTQSLYEQKPNLPQIQQKPAVPHKPTKLTIYATPIAKLSEPASSTQISRESILELVGLLEGSLKHPVNAITGSQWLQLSDKLNILQNSCVIFAENGAMPPHSKFQFRELVTRVEAQSQHLRSAGSKNVQDNERLVAEVGQSLRQISNALNR
- the Abl gene encoding tyrosine-protein kinase Abl isoform X4, which codes for MGAQQGKERGSHSGGGGGGGGSGAPVSCIGLSSSSSPVASHSPHCISSGSSSNAPLGGGSTLRGSRIKSSSSGVSSGAGTPSGLSQRSGGGNHKDSSRCNPSVGLNIFTEHNEALLQSRPLPHIPAGSTAASLLADAAELQQQQQQQQQDSGGVGLPLGGGSSLGGANTSVFESTHRWTSKENLLAPGPEEDDPQLFVALYDFQAGGENQLSLKKGEQVRILSYNKSGEWCEAHSDSGNVGWVPSNYVTPLNSLEKHSWYHGPISRNAAEYLLSSGINGSFLVRESESSPGQRSISLRYEGRVYHYRISEDPDGKVFVTQEAKFNTLAELVHHHSVPHEGHGLITPLLYPAPKQNKPTVFPLSPEPDEWEICRTDIMMKHKLGGGQYGEVYEAVWKRYGNTVAVKTLKEDTMALKDFLEEAAIMKEMKHPNLVQLIGVCTREPPFYIITEFMSHGNLLDFLRSAGRETLDAVALLYMATQIASGMSYLETRNYIHRDLAARNCLVGDNKLVKVADFGLARLMRDDTYTAHAGAKFPIKWTAPEGLAYNKFSTKSDVWAFGVLLWEIATYGMSPYPGIDLTDVYHKLEKGYRMERPPGCPPEVYDLMRQCWQWDAADRPTFKSIHHALEHMFQESSITEAVEKQLNATSSSSSVQQPSSSGIGTGSGGVTTSTTVPSGASSSSLSLTPQMVKKGLPGNQNLTPHSDLQQQASTPMSETGSSSTKLSTFSSQGKGNVQMRRTTNKQGKQAPAPPKRTSLLSSSRDSTYREEDPSAQRCNFIDDLTTNGLARDINSLTQRYDSETDPAADPDTDATGDSLEQGLTAAPIQAPNKMQHSLHGGGSGIGPRSSQQHSSFKRPTPTPVMGNRGLETRQSKRSQQHPQLPPTQSHPGNGITTNAHPITVGALEVVNVKQQANRYGTLPKVARIGAYLDSLEDSSGACEAAPGSPGPVPPPPANGHSTPPGARLNPKMNTPIPPQQMIRSNSSGGVTMQNNAAASLNKLQRHRTTTEGTMMTFSSFRQAASPKRSGSGVGSGAQQPALANLEFPPPPLDLPPPPEEFEAAPPPPPPAPESAVQAIQQHLHAQNPANNGNIGNGMANNNNDSSHNDVSNTAPSVEEASSRFGVSLRKREPSTDSCSSLGSPPEDLKEKLITEIKAAGKEAAPPAHLANGSGSAPVDPGFLLVTELAESMNLPKKNLTNGNGTASGAATGTPGGFKAQLKKVEPKKMSPPMAKAEPSHNIIDFKAHLRRVDKDKEPPLSNPATAGGNNANANSTGTLNRKDDTNKKFVQAMQKTEIKIDVTNSNVEPDTATDKPAAGTGAGTGAAAGAVGDGSDLGKRRSTGSINSLKKLWEQQPPAPDYASSSIIQQQSSAVNGGCGASSLSTNQLSPKYGMKCGTLPAKPGNKPPPAAPPPPPPQCTSTSNPSTTISSTTTTNTTTTSSRDCTSGRQQAGTTIKTSHSTQLFTDNEEHQHQEGFGGGVGGGDMTQSLYEQKPNLPQIQQKPAVPHKPTKLTIYATPIAKLSEPASSTQISRESILELVGLLEGSLKHPVNAITGSQWLQLSDKLNILQNSCVIFAENGAMPPHSKFQFRELVTRVEAQSQHLRSAGSKNVQDNERLVAEVGQSLRQISNALNR